The nucleotide window CAAAAATTAAACTATTAATGCAAAAGAGTCTATTGCTTGACCCAGAATGTAGCACTAAATGATACAAAACCACTTCTGGATTGACGAGTAATAGTAAGTTGAGAGGGAAAAATTGCATAACTTCGGCGTAATTGATCAAGCAATGTCATTACTTGATTAAATTGTGCATTCGGTACACTAATCGTCATTTGACCATCCTGAATAAGAATATTAGGTTCTTTAGTTTGAAGAACCTGTGATACATCTCCTTTTATCTGATCAGTAGTTACCGAATTAAAAGTATTAGCTTCAACTGATTTAATGTTTTTATAATTAATTGCTGCCTGCTTAGAGAAAACAGTAACCCGGTTCAAATTCTCAACCATAATCGCAACATTATTTTTATAAGTAATCAAGCCATTGACTATAAGAAAGAGCATTGACAATACAAGAAAAAGCCCTAACCCGCCAACAAGCTTCTGTTCACGAGGTTGTAACTGTTCCCAACGCGCAATTAATTTATTTATTTGCGGTTCAATTTTAACCCTTAATTTATCAATATACGGTTTAAAACTTGCCATCATTAGTTGTATCCATTCTTGATATAATTTGTAAGCTAATTACCCAAGCAGCATCAGCCATTGTAGAATTTGAAGATGTCCCATCGAATTGGGATCAGTATTCGACAAAACACCGCCGCCATTATTTTTAGAATTAGCATCGGATTGTTCTGCCTGATAGGTTTTATAATCAGTTATATCTGCTTGAATGCGTTTAGTAGCAAGTACACTTCTATCATTAGGAAATTGAGATGGATCAAATTGACTATTCAAAAAAACCGTCAACTGCGATCCAGAATACTGTATTCCCTGAATCATATTATTATTTACTTCCGGCATTGTTTTTAGAAAAATACTAAATAATCGCAATGCATCACTATCAGCATAAATACCCTTTGAATGCTGTAAATCAAGAATTTTCTCATCAACTTGCGACCATAAATTTGGCGTAAACTTTATTCCGTCGATGATACCACTTAAATCTTTGGTAATCTGTGACTGGATGTTATTTTTCTGAACCATAAGAAATCCAAGATTTATGATCCAGAAAACTGCAAAAATTGAAGCATAAACCCCAACAAATCTGCCAAGCCTAATCAATTTAGCTTTGGCGTCTTCATTGATTTTTATGTTAAACCGCTTACTTTTCTCATTATAAAAATTCCAGTTAGCAACACCATATGTCAATTCAGCATATTGCTTGCAATCTAGCTTATATTTAGTAGAAAGTAACTCTACCACTTGGCTACTCTCAGAATAAACAATTATTGAATCTTTTTCATATGTTTGTAGTAAATCAAGCAATGTTTCCGGAACTGGTTCAGCATCATCCAGAATAAAATACTCATATAAAGAAGTTCGGACAAATTTATTATTACCTACCAAATATACTGTCCAGCTACCCTCTTCAAAGACTGTTGTATATGGAAATGGCTGAATAAATCGCACTTGTTTTACATGATTACTTAATTTATTAAGCAAAAGTAGATAAAAATCACGATTTAGGATTGCAATATAATCGACACCATCAGACATACGCATTAAAATAGGTTTACACTCTTCAATATCTTCAGCTAGATTATCTTCTACTGCCCCAAGCAAGAATTCATCGTTAATCCTTTTATCACTTACATCGCCAAGATTTGTTTTAATTATTGTTGCCAAGTACGGCGATAAATATACCTCAATGGCATCCAGATTTTCACCAACCAGCTCTTCCAGTGGTGCAACCCCTGAATCAGTTAGCTCACTGCCATTTAATGACTGCCAGCTTACCGCGCTTAAATCCTCTTTTTCTATAAATATACGTAATAAAGTCATTCTGGATGTTGCCATAAAATTTGTGGCCATTGACCACTACGATTTTGCCGAAAAACAAATGCTACGAAACGAAATTCATCACCCTGATCATCAACAACAGCATGAATTGTAAAATAGCTGGAGCTAACCCCCAAACCAGCCAGATTAAGCTGATTTTTGCTGTTTGGCTGTGGCTGGGAACTACTTGTATTCACACCATTCTGAGATAAAAAAGTAGTTACTGCCTGAGTATTATTAAACGGTTGGGCAGAACGATAGCTAATCATTCTTTGCGCCACAGGTAAGGGAATACCGCTTTTAGCAGCTATCACTTCAGCCGAAGCTGTATTAACATTCACAATTGTACCATAACCAAATCCACCACTAGGAGCACTTTCTATGGAACTTTCATTTTGCAAGGTGCTACCATTAACAGGGACAGCTGTAACATATTTAACCAATTTTTGTACAATGTCCTGATTTACACCCTTAACCAAAATTAATTCTGACAAATCAACAAATGGTCTTCCGGCTGGACTATACGCAGGTTTTCCCATTGTATATTGTGACATTATGTCTCCCTGATATTGGGGAGCTGCAATATAGTAGGCAATATTATATGCTAGTGAAGGAGGAATATTCAAATATTGCAAAAGCAGACTAAACTGATTTAAGACATTCGGATTTACGATTCCCTGGCTAACAAGATCATTTATATTAAATTTACTCTGTTCGTCAACTACAGAACCACTCATATAAATATCGTCAAGAACTTTGGTTTTGGGTAGTCCCTGCGCCCAGACATCCTGAAGCGAGTCAAATGAGGAGGTTGCACCACTCGTTCCTAAAGCAGCCCGTCCAAAATCAAGTGCACTATACGCAATGGTCGTTGATTGTTCTCGCAGCTGACGATTAACTAATCTTTTATACATCCTGAAATTAGTAGTTGCGAGACTAGCAATAATCGTCATTACAATAAAGACTATTACCATTACAGTAATTAGCGCTGCTCCTCGATTGCTTTTGATCATCACGTTAATGCCCAGCTTCTCTCAACGGTTTCACCAGAAGCTAACACCATAACTACTTTAACCGCACGAGGTAAAGATGTTATATCTCCACCCTGTGGTGGCCAAGTATTTCGCCATTGATTATCTGGGTATAAAAAAGTTATTTCAAATTTAGTTACATTATCTATTAAAACGTCAATATCTGGCTGAGTTGTAACAACCCGATTTAATACTGGCCAAGTTACAAGATATAGTGTTTTACCATAATAACGATAACCAATACGCTTTGGCGGAACAGTCCCATAAATTCTATCACCAGAAAAACCACTGAGTGTCATTTCAAGTTGGGAATCGTACATGCCATTTAATTTAGCTTTACCATATACCGCTGGCAATAGCCCTCCATTCTGATCCCGCACAACTAGAGGGATTACCCTATTCCAGCTCATACCAAAATTAGATATAGCCAGTGACAAATTACCCCATTTTTCCTGCGCCTCACCAGCAATTTCCTTGGTTCTCACCAAGCTTGTAATCATGCGGTAAGAAACAGTTGAAATGATTGCAAAAATAACGATGGCAACCATTAGCTCAATTAAAGTAAATCCCAACCGTCTGGAGGTATTAACCATATTCATTTTTCTAGTATTGTGCTATAAAATTAATTGTCTTAAAAATAGTATAGTCAGGATCATCTGACTGGCTAACAGAAATTTCAACTCTTCTGAAATATGGATTGGGAGTATTACTCACTACTTCAACAACATTGAATTTCACCCCTGCAGAAGTGAGGGATTTTTTAACAGTACCAACATCCGGATATTGCTGGTTTATATATAGCTGATTAAATTCATTTTCTGCAACCCATGTCGCCACTTCGCGCAAAAAGCTATCATGTACATCACTAATGATAAGTCCAATTGCTCTAGTTGCAGACGCCAAAACTACAGCTACAATAAAAAGTGCTACCAGACACTCAATAAGAGTAAAACCCCTAGTAGAATTAGCATTTTTCATTAACTGGATACCTTATAGCGCCCAACCAAATCACTATCAATCCAAGCACTGTATTCATCATCACCAACTTGAATTGATAAACTTGCGTTATCACCACTAGGAAAAAATCTAATCGGTTCATTATCTTTCAATGGAACACCATTAACTAAAACCTTTAGTATCTTCAATCCTTTTGGCCAACCCCATGAAACTACTTTACGCATATCAATTTCAGTCCACTCATTATCACCTTGCCGATATCGATTACAACTAATCGATGTCGCAGCCAATTTACAGGCAATAACATCACCACTATAAATTGACTCATCTGATAATACAGATAACGTGCTTGAAAACTGCTCAGCTCCAACTAGGAAGCGACCAAAACTTGGTGAACTTACACTTAGGGTAACAATCGTAGTCATAACCGCAATTATTACCACTACCAGCATCATTTCAATTAAGGTAAAGCCATTTGGCTTATGCACAATGCCTCCACAAAATAAAAATTAGAGTTGAAAACAACTCTAATTTTGAAATGAAATCTGATTCAATCGCGCTATTGCCAGCTGCCAATTACAGCCTGACCATCTGTCCCGGAAGAAGTTGCTCCATCTGGACCATAACTGAAAACATCAACTTCACCGTGTTTACCTGGGTTTTGATACTGATAATCATTTCCCCAAGGATCTTTAGGTAACTTCTCAAGATAACCACCAGCCTTGTAATTATTTGGAATTGGTGCCACTGACGGTTTATTTACCAGGGCATCCAAACCTTGTTGCTGTGTTGGGTATCTAATATTATCCAACTTATAAAGCTTCAATGCAGTCATAACAGACTGGATATCAGCCTTCGCAGCAGCAGTACGTGCCTGATCAGTACTCCCCATTACCCGAGGTACTACCAAAGCAGCCATAATACCCATAATTACAATTACCACCATAATCTCGATAAGTGTAAAACCCTGACGTTTTTTTTGCATAGTAATGCCCTTAATTCAAATCTTTAATAAAAATTGATAACTTAATCACGAATTGTATCATAAATAATAATGTACTGCAAATAAAGCCTTCTAGCTCACTTAGTCATTGTGCCCAATGATTGTATCCATAGCAACTGAATTTATTGCGGGATAATCGAGACTATAGTGTAACCCACGACTTTCCTTACGTTTAAAAGCACTTTTCACCACTAGTTCAGCAACCAATACGAGATTACGCAACTCAACTAAGTCCGCACTTATTCTAAAATTTGAATAATACTCATGTATTTCTTCTTTCAAAAGATTAATCCTGTGAATTGCACGTTCAAGACGCTTTGTAGTTCTAACGATTCCAACATAATCCCACATTAATCTACGAAGTTCATCCCAATTATGGGCAATCACAATTTCCTCATCTGCATTGGTAACCTGCGACTCATCCCAGTCTTTAGATATAACGATTCTTGTACCATCATGATCCAAAATTTTTTCAACTAACCCCTTACCAACAACCAGACATTCAAGCAAGGAGTTACTAGCCAAGCGATTTGCCCCATGCAATCCAGTATGCGCACACTCACCAACAGCGTAAAGTCCGGAAATATCAGTTTCACCATACAAATCAGCAATTACACCACCACACGTATAATGTGCTGCAGGTACAACAGGAATTGGTTCTTTAGAAATATCAATTCCTAATGATTTACATTTTGCGTGTATCATTGGAAAATGTTCCAAAATAAAACCCTCGCCTTTATGAGATATATCAAGACAAACATGATCAACCCCAGATTTTTTCATTTCGTAATCAATGGCTCTGGCAACAATATCTCGTGGAGCAAGCTCCAAACGCTCATCATGAAACTTCATAAATCGAACACCATTAGGTAGAGTAAGCACCCCTCCTTCACCACGAACAGCTTCTGAGATTAAAAATGATTTAGCTTGCGGATGATATAAACAGGTTGGATGAAACTGGATAAATTCCATATTAGCAACACGACAACCAGCTCGATAAGCCATTGCAATACCATCACCTGTTGCTACATCTGGGTTTGTTGTATACAAATATGATTTCCCAGCACCGCCAGTTGCAAGAATTACGCCACTAACTGAGTTAAATGTCTCAACTTGTCCATTAACTGTATTTAGCGCATAAACACCAACACACCGCTTTAATTCACCAACTTTACTTACAATCAAATCGACCGCGACATAATTTTCAAAAATAGAAACATTAGGATGTTTGACAACATGCTGAATTACTGTTGATATAACGGCAGCACCAGTGGCATCAGCAACATGAAGAACCCTGCGTGCACTATGTCCACCCTCCCGAGTTAAATGGATATGATTAACTGGAGTTTTTTCTCGGGTAAAGTCAACTCCTAACTCAATTAACCAGTTTATTGCATCAGGTGCATGTTCAACAATATACCGCACTGCTTCTTCATTACACAACCCAGCACCAGCAATTAGAGTATCCTTTACATGGCTATCAAATGAGTCATCATCATTAATTACCGCAGCAATCCCACCCTGAGCATAAAAAGAGTTACACTCGGCAAGCTGTTTTTTAGTCACAAGCGCTACTTTTTTGCCGTGATTTGCCAGTCGCAAAGCTACAGACAAGCCAGCAAGTCCACTACCTAAAACTACTGCGTCGAATTGATGTCTCATATTTCAAGGACATCCTGCATTGAATATAGCCCCGGAGCCTGCTTAACAATAAACTTTGCCGCTGCCAATGCGCCAAGAGCAAAGCCCCGCCTATTATTAATGTTGCTAATGATACTCAACTCTTCACCATCACTAATAAAGTCAACGACATGCCGCCCAACTATATCTCCAGCCCGTAGGGCAGAAAAGCCAATCTCTCTTGAGGCTCGAACCTGATTGTTATTGCCAGTACGATTATAACAGGCAACCTGATCAAAATCATCTCCTCTAGCCCCAGCAATCAATTTCCCTATTTCAAGAGCAGTCCCCGAAGGGGCATCTTTTTTATAACGATGGTGACTCTCAACTATTTCCACTTCGTAATCTGCTAGCTTTTTTGCCACCATTTTTACAGCTTCAAATAATACATTAACCGATAAACTCATATTTGCAGAGTGAACAATAGCTATTTGAGCTGCTGCATCCTTTATCTTCCTCATCTGGTCACTTGTAAAGCCTGTAGTTCCAATAACCAATGGGATTTTATGAGTCAAACACCAATTTAAAGTTTCCTCAATTCGCTCTTGGTTAGAAAAATCAACCATCACTTCTGCCGTAGTAGAATGTGGCAATGTCAAATAATAGCTATCTGAGGCGATGACATTATTTTCTAGATGAAAAGTTCTTGCTAGAACTAGCTCATATAATTCAGGATTTTTCAATATAAGATCCAGTAACTTCTGCCCCATTTTACCATTTGCACCATTTATTGCCAGCTTAAGCATTGCTTGAATTCCTTTAAAACTATTTTGTCTTGACAGCACCAACCGATTCAATTTGAATCAATTTTTGCGTAGTTGGATCAAAATTTAAGTTTACAATGTAACTATCTTTAAGTTTATCATTTTTATAATCCTGATAAACATATTGCCACTGATTTGAATTAAACATAAACTGGGTTACTGGATGACCAATAACAAAAGTAACCTGTTCTTTTGTCATCCCGGCACGCAATTGAGCCATCTGCTGCCGGTTAATATAATTACCCTGCTGTACCGGATACATGTACGGAAAGCGCCACTCTGAAAAATTAATTCCCGAGCACCCAATCAGAAAAATTGTTACAAAACAACACATCAACACCTGTCGAATCATACTAAAACCCATATACCACATCAAAAAATTTGCTTTAAGCGTTATTTTAACCTTAAAATAAGAGTTTGGTTCAAACAAAACACTTTTAATTCAGGATAAGCATGGATTTAACAAAACAGCTAAAGGATGCGGGAATAAAAATTACTCAGCATAAATTAGCAATACTTGCGCTTTTTTCCGAACATAAACATTTAGACGCATTTAAAATTCTAACAATATTTCAAAGCAAAAATATAGATATTAGCTTGGCAACGATCTATCGAATTCTTGCCAGTTTTGAAGAACATAATATCATCACTAAGCATAACTTTGGAAATGAGCATGCTAACTACGAACTGGCTGTTGCCAATGAACATCATGACCACCTCATATGTATGGGGTGTGGCAAAGTAATTGAATTTGTCAATCAGGAAATTGAAGAATTACAGCTGCAAATTGCAAAACAAAATCAGTTTGAAGTACATAATCACACATTGAATATATATGGCTTTTGCGTTGAATGTAAGATTCTAAAAACGAGCAAACCAATTAATTGAATGTTTGAAATTGGAGCATGATAAAATCATGAGCTTTGGATAAATACAGATTTGTTTTTA belongs to Aquella oligotrophica and includes:
- the nadB gene encoding L-aspartate oxidase, with product MRHQFDAVVLGSGLAGLSVALRLANHGKKVALVTKKQLAECNSFYAQGGIAAVINDDDSFDSHVKDTLIAGAGLCNEEAVRYIVEHAPDAINWLIELGVDFTREKTPVNHIHLTREGGHSARRVLHVADATGAAVISTVIQHVVKHPNVSIFENYVAVDLIVSKVGELKRCVGVYALNTVNGQVETFNSVSGVILATGGAGKSYLYTTNPDVATGDGIAMAYRAGCRVANMEFIQFHPTCLYHPQAKSFLISEAVRGEGGVLTLPNGVRFMKFHDERLELAPRDIVARAIDYEMKKSGVDHVCLDISHKGEGFILEHFPMIHAKCKSLGIDISKEPIPVVPAAHYTCGGVIADLYGETDISGLYAVGECAHTGLHGANRLASNSLLECLVVGKGLVEKILDHDGTRIVISKDWDESQVTNADEEIVIAHNWDELRRLMWDYVGIVRTTKRLERAIHRINLLKEEIHEYYSNFRISADLVELRNLVLVAELVVKSAFKRKESRGLHYSLDYPAINSVAMDTIIGHND
- the gspI gene encoding type II secretion system minor pseudopilin GspI, producing the protein MKNANSTRGFTLIECLVALFIVAVVLASATRAIGLIISDVHDSFLREVATWVAENEFNQLYINQQYPDVGTVKKSLTSAGVKFNVVEVVSNTPNPYFRRVEISVSQSDDPDYTIFKTINFIAQY
- a CDS encoding prepilin-type N-terminal cleavage/methylation domain-containing protein, translated to MHKPNGFTLIEMMLVVVIIAVMTTIVTLSVSSPSFGRFLVGAEQFSSTLSVLSDESIYSGDVIACKLAATSISCNRYRQGDNEWTEIDMRKVVSWGWPKGLKILKVLVNGVPLKDNEPIRFFPSGDNASLSIQVGDDEYSAWIDSDLVGRYKVSS
- the gspK gene encoding type II secretion system minor pseudopilin GspK; its protein translation is MIKSNRGAALITVMVIVFIVMTIIASLATTNFRMYKRLVNRQLREQSTTIAYSALDFGRAALGTSGATSSFDSLQDVWAQGLPKTKVLDDIYMSGSVVDEQSKFNINDLVSQGIVNPNVLNQFSLLLQYLNIPPSLAYNIAYYIAAPQYQGDIMSQYTMGKPAYSPAGRPFVDLSELILVKGVNQDIVQKLVKYVTAVPVNGSTLQNESSIESAPSGGFGYGTIVNVNTASAEVIAAKSGIPLPVAQRMISYRSAQPFNNTQAVTTFLSQNGVNTSSSQPQPNSKNQLNLAGLGVSSSYFTIHAVVDDQGDEFRFVAFVFRQNRSGQWPQILWQHPE
- the gspG gene encoding type II secretion system major pseudopilin GspG codes for the protein MQKKRQGFTLIEIMVVIVIMGIMAALVVPRVMGSTDQARTAAAKADIQSVMTALKLYKLDNIRYPTQQQGLDALVNKPSVAPIPNNYKAGGYLEKLPKDPWGNDYQYQNPGKHGEVDVFSYGPDGATSSGTDGQAVIGSWQ
- the dapB gene encoding 4-hydroxy-tetrahydrodipicolinate reductase, whose product is MLKLAINGANGKMGQKLLDLILKNPELYELVLARTFHLENNVIASDSYYLTLPHSTTAEVMVDFSNQERIEETLNWCLTHKIPLVIGTTGFTSDQMRKIKDAAAQIAIVHSANMSLSVNVLFEAVKMVAKKLADYEVEIVESHHRYKKDAPSGTALEIGKLIAGARGDDFDQVACYNRTGNNNQVRASREIGFSALRAGDIVGRHVVDFISDGEELSIISNINNRRGFALGALAAAKFIVKQAPGLYSMQDVLEI
- the gspM gene encoding type II secretion system protein GspM, with protein sequence MMASFKPYIDKLRVKIEPQINKLIARWEQLQPREQKLVGGLGLFLVLSMLFLIVNGLITYKNNVAIMVENLNRVTVFSKQAAINYKNIKSVEANTFNSVTTDQIKGDVSQVLQTKEPNILIQDGQMTISVPNAQFNQVMTLLDQLRRSYAIFPSQLTITRQSRSGFVSFSATFWVKQ
- the gspJ gene encoding type II secretion system minor pseudopilin GspJ — its product is MVNTSRRLGFTLIELMVAIVIFAIISTVSYRMITSLVRTKEIAGEAQEKWGNLSLAISNFGMSWNRVIPLVVRDQNGGLLPAVYGKAKLNGMYDSQLEMTLSGFSGDRIYGTVPPKRIGYRYYGKTLYLVTWPVLNRVVTTQPDIDVLIDNVTKFEITFLYPDNQWRNTWPPQGGDITSLPRAVKVVMVLASGETVERSWALT
- a CDS encoding Fur family transcriptional regulator, yielding MDLTKQLKDAGIKITQHKLAILALFSEHKHLDAFKILTIFQSKNIDISLATIYRILASFEEHNIITKHNFGNEHANYELAVANEHHDHLICMGCGKVIEFVNQEIEELQLQIAKQNQFEVHNHTLNIYGFCVECKILKTSKPIN
- a CDS encoding outer membrane protein assembly factor BamE, which codes for MIRQVLMCCFVTIFLIGCSGINFSEWRFPYMYPVQQGNYINRQQMAQLRAGMTKEQVTFVIGHPVTQFMFNSNQWQYVYQDYKNDKLKDSYIVNLNFDPTTQKLIQIESVGAVKTK